Part of the Armatimonadia bacterium genome, TCGGGTACAGCTCAGCGTCATCGATCTGTGAGAGAACAGTGCGAGTGCCTCCGAGGTCGAAGTACCTGGGATGGCCGCCGCCGCCCTCTCGGGTCACCCTAAGCCGGTCACTGGCTTCGTCGATGCCGATGAAGGGCTTCTTACTCCTTCGGCTTGCACTGACCAAGCTCTCGTCCGTGAGCGTGAACAGAGAACGATCCTCGTCCCACTGCACCGCGACGCGATAGGTGAGCTTGGGGTGCTCAAGGCCCTCCTCTTCCTTCGGCGGGAGCCGGTGGCCCGTCAGGTCGATGTCCACCTGAACCGTGATGCGGAGGTCCTCGGGATCGAAAAAGGACTCCAGAGGATCACCACGGTGCTTGTCAAAGGCCCGCTCGATTGGACCATCCGCAAAGGCCGAGAGAACCTGAAGGAGGTCGAAGAAGTTGCTCTTGCCGACGTTGTTGGGCCCGGCGATCACCGACAGCTTGCCCAGTTCGACGTCCACGTCCTTCAGGCTCTTGTACCCCGACACCTTCACACGAGTCAGCACGGCACATCACTCCCTCCCACAGGCCGGGGCTTGCCCGGCGGCGAGTAGAGGCTCACCACGCGATCTAGTGCCGGAAATGGCGCATGCCGGAGAAGACCATCACCACGCCCAGCCTATTGGCCGCTGCGATGACCTCCTCGTCCTTCACTGAGCCACCGGGCTGAAGGATAGCCACTGCACCCGTCTCGACTGCTGCCTCCAAACCATCGGGCGCCGGGAACATCGCGTCGGAGGCCAGGCAGGAGCCCTGCGACCGCTTGCCCGCCTTACGGGCGGCAATCAGGCACGAGTCAATTCGGCTCATCTGTCCGGCACCGCAGCCGACCAGCCGCCGGCCCTGAACGAGGACGATCGCATTGCTCTTCACGTGCTTGGCAACGCGGTCGGCGAACAGCAGGGATTCCAGTTGCTCCACTGTCGGCTGCTTCTCGGTGACGACCCTGATATCCACGCGGGCGACGGACCTGCTGTCCTGTTCCTGGATCACTGCGCCGCCGGGGATCCTCTTGATGTCGAGATCCGCGTGGCGGCCTTCCGGAGCGAAGTCCTCCATCAGCATCACACGGACGTTGCGCTTCTTGTGGAGCAGCTCCAGCGCTTCGTCGGTGTAGCCGGGAGCGATCACGCACTCCGGGAAGGCGCTGATGATGAGGCTTTCGGTGTCGCCGGTCTCCTCACGGAAGCGGGGCTCGACGACCGAGCGCAGGACGTCGTTGTTGCCGATCATCGCGGCGGTCTCGGCATCGAGAACCCGGTTGAATCCAAAGATGCCGCCGAAGGCCGAGATCGGGTCACCCGACCAGGCGTCTTCGAAGGCTTGCTTGAGGGTCGAGGCGCTGGCGAAACCACAGGGGTTGAGGTGCTTGACGACGCAGGCCGTGGGCTCGTCGAACTCGCGGACACATTCCAGGGCTGCGGTGATGTCGAGGTAGTTGTTGAAGGAGAGCTCCTTCTCGCCGGATACCTTTTTCGCCCGGGCTACGCCGGGCTCAGCGGAGCCGATCTGCGCGTAAGCCGCACCGGCCTGGTGCGGATTCTCGCCGTAGCGCAGGTCGTGGCCCTGCTTCGCAAACCACGGTGCGTAATACTTCGGGAGCTTCTGACCCTCTTCCTGAGTCTGCTTGCACAGGTAGGAGACGATCGCCGCGTCGTACTGGCCGGTATGGGCGAAGGTCTCGAGGGCGAGCTTCTGCCGGGTCTCGAAGCTGAGGCAGCCGCCGTTGGCGCGCATCTCGGCCAGAACCTCATCGTAGTACTCCGGCTTGCACACGACAGCCACGTATTTGTGGTTCTTGGCTGCAGCGCGGAGCATGGCCGGCCCGCCGATGTCGATGCTCTCGACGGCGTCCTCAAGCGTGACGCCCTCTTTGGCTACGGTCTGCTGGAAGGGGTAGAGGTTGATCGCCACGAGGTCGATCATTTCGATCCCGAGCTCAGCAGCCTCCTTCATATGGGTCTCGTTGTCGCGGACGGCCAGCAATCCCCCGTGGACCTTGGGGTGCAGTGTCACCACGCGGTGGTTCATGATCTCGGGGAAGCCGGTGTAGCTCTCGACCGCGCGGACGGGGATCTTGGCCTCCTCCAGCTTGCGGCGGGTACCCCCGGTCGACAGTATCTCGACGCCCATCTCTACCAAGGCGCGGGCGAAGTCCTCAATCCCGGTCTTGTCGCTGACGCTAAGCAAAGCACGCTGGATCTTGCGCATGGTGACCTTCCCCTTGGCACACAGAATCATGCGACGCCGGCAGGAAGACCTGCCGGGGCCTCGCCGGGCCATTATAGCCCCCGCGCGCAGGATGTGTCAAAAAGCCGGAGGGTTGGCTTGCTCGGCGGTCGGC contains:
- the purH gene encoding bifunctional phosphoribosylaminoimidazolecarboxamide formyltransferase/IMP cyclohydrolase; the encoded protein is MRKIQRALLSVSDKTGIEDFARALVEMGVEILSTGGTRRKLEEAKIPVRAVESYTGFPEIMNHRVVTLHPKVHGGLLAVRDNETHMKEAAELGIEMIDLVAINLYPFQQTVAKEGVTLEDAVESIDIGGPAMLRAAAKNHKYVAVVCKPEYYDEVLAEMRANGGCLSFETRQKLALETFAHTGQYDAAIVSYLCKQTQEEGQKLPKYYAPWFAKQGHDLRYGENPHQAGAAYAQIGSAEPGVARAKKVSGEKELSFNNYLDITAALECVREFDEPTACVVKHLNPCGFASASTLKQAFEDAWSGDPISAFGGIFGFNRVLDAETAAMIGNNDVLRSVVEPRFREETGDTESLIISAFPECVIAPGYTDEALELLHKKRNVRVMLMEDFAPEGRHADLDIKRIPGGAVIQEQDSRSVARVDIRVVTEKQPTVEQLESLLFADRVAKHVKSNAIVLVQGRRLVGCGAGQMSRIDSCLIAARKAGKRSQGSCLASDAMFPAPDGLEAAVETGAVAILQPGGSVKDEEVIAAANRLGVVMVFSGMRHFRH